One Fusobacterium ulcerans DNA segment encodes these proteins:
- a CDS encoding helix-turn-helix domain-containing protein: MKYYNFIRDKRNTLGYSTRELGKKVGVSGSYISMIENDKITNPPSEEVLRKLCTELNFSEEEIKKFYELLDEKLLPERVLRQIKELKKEIINHKRKISPLEYELHKEFEGLNEEQKEKVLKFIKEFIKK; this comes from the coding sequence ATGAAATATTATAACTTTATACGAGACAAAAGAAATACTTTAGGTTATTCAACTAGAGAATTAGGTAAAAAAGTAGGTGTATCAGGTTCTTATATTTCAATGATTGAGAATGATAAAATAACAAATCCTCCATCAGAAGAAGTATTGAGAAAATTATGCACAGAATTAAATTTTTCAGAAGAAGAAATTAAAAAATTTTATGAATTGTTAGATGAAAAATTATTACCTGAAAGAGTTCTAAGACAAATAAAAGAATTAAAAAAAGAAATTATTAATCATAAAAGAAAAATTTCTCCCCTTGAATATGAATTGCATAAAGAATTTGAAGGATTGAATGAAGAACAAAAAGAAAAAGTTTTAAAATTTATAAAAGAATTTATAAAAAAATAG
- a CDS encoding tetratricopeptide repeat protein, with amino-acid sequence MDENNQDTLKEIEELNEKIRLNPNNANFYNSRGNCNYFLKKYEEAVIDYNKAIELDPNNAVYYNLRGNCNHFLKKYKEAIIDYNKAIELDPNNATYYNNRGKTKYSLEDYENAIIDYNKAIEVNPNEEIYYIYCGICNYNLKNYKEALKNFENAIQLNPNNATYYNNRGKIKYFLEDYKKAIKDYDKALELNPYAAITYKNRAESKYMLENYKDALIDINKAIELNNADETFIEIKKKIEKAITENSKPEIKKVNEIINEENNPTNLYNDGLSYYLKKEFDDAINNFSNFIFKANDLNNKTNEIIKLLKITEEYIKLAQEKILKTEAYLTFADILGWKGIWQRENHIDGKKNNILKLIQIKNKLIDIKDQYIEKKDISIDINLISDTFVIGCTNLEIHNKLCAELITTCLNKKLLIRGATAYGEYYYRDMVYIGQAVDEAASWHEKGEEIGIFYTPSARLKLENKIKEKLENKVKKDLKDKNKKEFLEEIGLFEKPIITKIGEINSYVIPWFKEEENKNCFFQIMEKEIVYPEISKKYFNTEKTIKNYENPPKKENDSK; translated from the coding sequence ATGGATGAAAATAATCAAGATACTTTAAAGGAAATAGAAGAGCTAAATGAAAAAATTAGACTAAATCCTAACAATGCTAACTTTTATAATAGTCGTGGTAATTGTAACTACTTTTTAAAAAAATATGAGGAAGCTGTTATAGATTATAACAAAGCTATTGAATTAGATCCTAATAATGCTGTTTATTACAATCTTCGTGGTAATTGTAACCACTTTTTAAAAAAATATAAGGAAGCTATTATAGATTATAACAAAGCTATTGAATTAGATCCTAATAATGCTACTTATTATAATAATCGTGGAAAAACAAAATATTCCTTAGAAGACTATGAAAATGCTATTATAGATTATAACAAAGCTATTGAAGTAAATCCTAATGAAGAAATTTATTATATTTATTGTGGAATATGTAATTATAATTTAAAAAATTATAAAGAAGCTCTTAAAAACTTTGAGAATGCCATACAATTAAATCCTAACAATGCTACTTATTATAATAATCGTGGAAAAATAAAATATTTTTTAGAAGACTATAAAAAAGCTATTAAAGATTATGACAAGGCATTAGAATTAAATCCATATGCTGCCATTACTTATAAAAATCGTGCAGAAAGTAAATATATGCTTGAAAATTATAAAGATGCTTTAATAGATATTAATAAAGCAATAGAATTAAATAATGCTGATGAAACATTTATAGAAATTAAAAAGAAAATTGAAAAAGCTATAACAGAAAATTCAAAACCTGAAATTAAAAAAGTTAATGAAATAATTAATGAAGAAAATAATCCAACTAATTTATACAATGATGGACTTTCATATTATTTAAAAAAAGAATTTGATGATGCTATTAATAATTTTAGTAATTTTATATTTAAAGCTAATGACTTAAATAATAAAACTAATGAAATTATAAAATTATTAAAAATCACTGAAGAATATATAAAATTAGCACAAGAAAAAATTTTAAAAACAGAGGCTTATCTTACATTTGCGGATATTTTAGGTTGGAAGGGAATTTGGCAAAGAGAAAATCATATTGATGGAAAGAAAAATAATATTCTAAAGTTAATTCAAATAAAAAATAAATTAATAGATATCAAAGACCAATATATTGAAAAAAAAGATATATCAATTGATATAAATCTTATATCTGACACTTTTGTTATTGGTTGCACTAATCTTGAAATCCATAATAAATTATGTGCTGAGCTAATAACTACTTGCTTAAATAAAAAATTACTTATTAGAGGGGCTACTGCTTATGGTGAATACTATTATAGAGATATGGTTTATATTGGACAAGCTGTTGATGAAGCTGCTTCATGGCATGAAAAAGGAGAAGAAATTGGTATTTTTTATACTCCATCTGCAAGACTAAAATTAGAAAATAAAATTAAAGAAAAACTAGAAAATAAAGTTAAAAAAGATTTGAAAGATAAAAATAAAAAAGAATTTTTAGAAGAAATTGGACTTTTTGAAAAGCCAATAATAACAAAAATAGGTGAAATAAATTCATATGTTATTCCATGGTTTAAAGAAGAAGAAAATAAAAATTGTTTCTTTCAAATTATGGAAAAAGAAATTGTTTATCCTGAAATAAGTAAAAAGTATTTTAATACTGAAAAGACAATAAAAAATTATGAAAATCCTCCTAAAAAGGAAAATGACTCAAAATAA
- a CDS encoding tyrosine-type recombinase/integrase, translated as MPAFKDDKTKTWKAVFYYTNYKGERSQTTKRGFKTKKDAQEYEREFLLKSTFNLGMTFQSLYDLYIEDMQPRLREHTLLTKKKIIEKKILPFFKDMTLESITAVRVRAWQNTLLNGVTRHNNPYSQTYIRTICNQLTAIFNYAVRFHSMRENPCHRAGTIGKKRAEEKNIWTPEEFEKFVALIEHKIPSYTAFQILFWTGLRIGELLALSIKDIDFENKAIVVNKSYQRLGSRDVITAPKTEKGKRTVDISDELLEIIEKYLKRLYKPKKTDRLFPYTKHTFENDMKEYAVKAGVKKIRLHDLRHSHASFLFNNGIDIITIALRLGHEEVQTTLETYTHLYKKANTELRNLLNKK; from the coding sequence ATGCCAGCATTCAAAGATGATAAAACAAAAACTTGGAAGGCTGTATTTTATTATACAAATTATAAAGGTGAAAGATCCCAAACCACTAAAAGAGGTTTTAAAACAAAAAAAGATGCACAAGAGTATGAAAGAGAATTTCTTTTAAAATCAACCTTTAATTTAGGAATGACCTTTCAGAGTCTTTATGATTTATATATTGAGGATATGCAACCTAGATTAAGAGAACATACTCTTTTAACTAAAAAGAAAATTATAGAAAAAAAGATACTTCCTTTTTTTAAAGATATGACTCTTGAAAGTATAACTGCTGTTCGTGTGAGAGCATGGCAGAATACTTTATTAAATGGAGTTACTAGACATAATAATCCATATTCACAGACTTATATAAGAACAATATGTAATCAGCTGACAGCTATATTTAATTATGCAGTTAGATTTCATAGTATGAGAGAAAATCCCTGTCATCGAGCTGGGACAATTGGTAAAAAAAGAGCTGAGGAAAAAAATATTTGGACACCAGAAGAATTTGAAAAATTTGTAGCTTTAATAGAACATAAAATACCAAGTTATACAGCATTTCAGATATTGTTTTGGACAGGATTGAGAATAGGAGAATTATTGGCATTGAGCATAAAAGATATTGATTTTGAAAATAAAGCTATAGTTGTCAATAAAAGTTACCAAAGGTTAGGGAGTAGGGATGTGATAACTGCTCCCAAAACTGAAAAAGGAAAAAGAACTGTTGATATTTCAGATGAATTATTAGAAATAATAGAAAAATATTTGAAAAGACTTTATAAACCTAAAAAGACAGATAGACTTTTTCCTTATACAAAACATACTTTTGAAAATGATATGAAAGAATATGCTGTAAAAGCAGGAGTAAAAAAAATAAGACTTCATGATTTGAGGCATTCTCATGCATCCTTTCTTTTTAACAATGGAATAGATATAATTACTATTGCATTAAGATTAGGACATGAAGAAGTACAAACAACACTTGAAACTTATACACATTTATATAAAAAAGCTAATACAGAATTGAGGAATCTATTGAATAAAAAATAA
- a CDS encoding ATP-binding protein has product MADKPVCKYCGKEYKENPFIPKELPEYFKDNIRYIPDCECLEKLKEKELKEAELKIQAECNRNRIKKYKDISIMDLKFLNSTFEKADMSIPVMKMAKKYTEKFIEKGTTLGLFLHGRVGTGKTFASACIANELMARGKTVLVMNFGLYLNKIRRDWAEAERDVLDYVQNCDLLIIDDIGVEAVTDWMQDKLFTLIDTRYRAEKPMIVTTNLELDNSSLTESQIENKLSVESRFNPRISDRISEMCYSFAVVGDSRRAAETKNKFKEFLT; this is encoded by the coding sequence ATGGCAGATAAACCAGTATGCAAATACTGTGGTAAAGAATACAAAGAAAATCCATTTATTCCAAAAGAGCTGCCTGAATATTTTAAAGATAATATTAGATATATTCCTGACTGTGAATGTTTAGAAAAATTGAAAGAAAAAGAACTGAAAGAAGCAGAACTTAAAATACAAGCAGAGTGTAATAGAAATAGAATAAAAAAATATAAAGATATTTCTATTATGGATTTGAAGTTTTTAAATAGTACATTTGAAAAGGCAGATATGTCTATTCCTGTAATGAAAATGGCAAAAAAATATACTGAAAAATTTATAGAAAAAGGAACTACTTTAGGCTTATTTCTTCATGGAAGAGTAGGAACAGGAAAAACTTTTGCAAGTGCTTGCATAGCAAATGAACTTATGGCAAGAGGAAAAACAGTTTTAGTTATGAACTTTGGATTATATCTTAATAAAATTAGAAGAGATTGGGCTGAAGCAGAAAGAGATGTACTTGATTATGTCCAAAATTGTGACTTGTTAATAATAGATGATATAGGAGTTGAGGCTGTAACTGATTGGATGCAAGATAAACTGTTTACTCTCATAGACACAAGGTATAGGGCAGAAAAACCTATGATAGTGACAACTAATTTAGAACTTGACAATAGTTCTCTTACAGAAAGTCAAATAGAAAATAAATTATCTGTAGAGAGTAGATTTAATCCTAGAATATCAGATCGTATTTCAGAAATGTGCTATTCATTTGCAGTTGTAGGAGATAGTAGGAGAGCAGCAGAAACCAAAAATAAATTTAAAGAATTTTTAACATAA
- a CDS encoding ParA family protein, producing MTKPKITLIDKTIAIVGKVILVKANKGGVGKSWITLQLAHALAKLFGKRVIIITSDNQNNIPHFAGIKKSFSKGLEQWIKTGEGDVEKLRENLYYIPLTAININSDEAENFKIFIESLRERFDYIFIDATPVLNLDDVFLQVADQIVIPTFLDDVTTRSIANMLKNTELEKVKAIVPNRATRCKLEKEYYSKLVQAFENESIYISCPISQSAVISRLIEEGKTLFDISKNTSQTFRDIFIKIVEVLK from the coding sequence ATGACAAAGCCAAAAATAACACTTATAGATAAAACTATTGCAATTGTGGGAAAGGTGATTTTAGTAAAAGCCAATAAAGGTGGAGTAGGCAAGAGCTGGATAACATTACAATTAGCACATGCTCTGGCTAAATTATTTGGTAAAAGAGTTATTATTATTACATCAGACAATCAAAATAATATTCCACATTTTGCAGGAATAAAAAAATCTTTTAGCAAAGGGCTAGAACAATGGATAAAAACAGGTGAAGGAGATGTAGAAAAACTTAGAGAAAATCTTTATTATATACCTCTTACTGCAATAAATATTAATTCTGATGAAGCAGAAAACTTTAAAATTTTTATTGAAAGTCTTAGAGAAAGATTTGATTATATTTTTATTGATGCAACTCCTGTTTTGAATCTTGATGATGTATTTTTACAAGTTGCTGATCAGATTGTAATACCTACGTTTTTAGATGATGTTACAACTAGGAGTATAGCAAATATGTTGAAGAATACTGAACTTGAAAAAGTTAAGGCAATAGTACCTAATAGAGCAACAAGATGTAAATTAGAAAAGGAATATTATAGCAAATTGGTTCAAGCTTTTGAAAATGAAAGCATCTATATATCATGTCCTATTAGTCAATCAGCTGTAATATCAAGATTGATTGAAGAAGGAAAAACATTATTTGATATTTCTAAAAATACATCACAAACTTTTAGAGACATATTTATTAAAATAGTGGAGGTATTGAAATGA
- a CDS encoding phage replisome organizer N-terminal domain-containing protein: MAKKYVWLKLKDDFFQQKPIKKLRKMTSGGAVYTLIYLKMQLLSLKDEGRLYFEGVEENFIDEIALEIDETPEDVQMTVMYLQKNQLLEFGEIPDEYILPEVIGSIGKESASAERVRKHREKQKVLQSNSGETSCNNKTIIGNKNETEEIFINNENLEKIKVSSGLLQCNTKVTNSNTEREKEREKEKEEEREKEKFFISLSQIEHTDKLKKLMEIIMESTNTNKHQLSLVFKPSLYQKNIDEILWQIHSSEYLQGKVKRKPNLNTFTTSEQINRIIAGAYKTTKKTKTSAGINDLQHENENDEILDLLD; this comes from the coding sequence ATGGCTAAAAAATATGTTTGGTTAAAGCTAAAAGATGATTTTTTTCAACAGAAACCTATAAAAAAATTAAGAAAAATGACATCTGGAGGAGCTGTATACACTTTAATTTATTTAAAAATGCAGCTTTTATCACTTAAAGATGAGGGAAGACTTTATTTTGAAGGTGTAGAGGAAAATTTTATTGATGAAATAGCACTAGAGATAGATGAAACTCCAGAAGATGTTCAAATGACAGTTATGTATCTTCAAAAAAATCAATTATTAGAATTTGGAGAAATACCAGATGAATATATACTTCCTGAAGTAATTGGAAGTATTGGAAAAGAAAGTGCATCAGCTGAAAGAGTAAGAAAACATAGAGAAAAACAAAAGGTGTTACAAAGTAACAGTGGTGAAACAAGTTGTAACAATAAAACTATAATAGGTAACAAAAATGAAACAGAAGAGATTTTTATTAATAATGAAAACCTAGAAAAAATAAAGGTTTCAAGTGGGTTGTTACAATGTAACACTAAAGTAACAAACAGTAACACAGAGAGAGAGAAAGAGAGAGAGAAAGAGAAAGAGGAAGAGAGAGAGAAAGAGAAATTTTTTATTTCTCTCTCTCAAATAGAACATACAGATAAATTAAAAAAGTTAATGGAAATTATAATGGAATCTACTAATACAAATAAGCATCAATTAAGTTTGGTATTTAAACCAAGCCTTTATCAAAAAAATATAGATGAAATTCTTTGGCAAATACATTCATCTGAGTACTTACAAGGCAAGGTTAAAAGAAAGCCCAATTTGAATACTTTTACGACCTCAGAACAGATAAATAGAATAATAGCAGGAGCATATAAAACTACTAAAAAAACTAAAACATCAGCAGGGATAAATGACTTACAACATGAAAATGAAAATGATGAGATACTAGATTTATTAGATTAA
- a CDS encoding toll/interleukin-1 receptor domain-containing protein, whose product MNKKIFLSYCQKNKEEANSVDIAFKEKGIIPTRDERDLKYKQSLEEFMKQIREHDFALLLISHDYLLSENCMYELLQVLKEKEYQKKILPLILIDNFFDSTLKISYIKKWVEKINQLEQEIKNMVENGMSAHISEESKKLKKYKSIENEIGEIITNLQKCKMITFIEGEKCNFETIFAEIGLNTEKNILQNGREELQKTSDLFSENKLKTNIGMPKVDISFRARNPVKVVKEKEEIKKKGTEFGNEREKFKKGIVDDGVVGYIEELINRNILCKFIIKYGDDYLKNISLAIIKLEKDIQKKVMINVLNNHESATGYNGWSNYDFFGTFSINIYESSNDAEIKELSYQIIKNCARYRQQFEYTLECLEADKYL is encoded by the coding sequence ATGAATAAAAAAATTTTTTTATCATATTGTCAAAAAAATAAAGAAGAAGCTAATAGTGTAGATATTGCATTTAAAGAAAAAGGAATTATCCCAACAAGAGATGAAAGAGATTTGAAATACAAACAATCACTTGAAGAATTCATGAAACAAATAAGAGAACATGATTTTGCATTATTATTAATCAGCCATGATTATTTATTGTCAGAAAACTGTATGTATGAATTACTTCAAGTTTTAAAAGAAAAAGAATACCAAAAAAAAATATTACCTCTTATCTTAATTGATAACTTTTTTGACTCTACTTTAAAAATAAGTTATATTAAAAAATGGGTGGAGAAAATAAATCAATTAGAGCAAGAAATTAAAAATATGGTAGAAAATGGTATGAGTGCACATATATCAGAAGAAAGTAAAAAATTAAAAAAATATAAAAGTATAGAAAATGAAATAGGAGAAATAATTACTAATTTACAAAAATGTAAAATGATTACTTTTATTGAAGGAGAAAAATGTAATTTTGAAACTATTTTTGCAGAAATTGGGTTAAATACAGAAAAGAATATTCTACAAAACGGCAGGGAAGAACTACAAAAAACATCTGATTTATTTAGTGAAAACAAACTAAAAACTAATATAGGTATGCCAAAAGTGGATATTTCTTTTAGAGCTAGAAACCCAGTAAAAGTAGTCAAAGAAAAAGAAGAAATTAAAAAGAAAGGCACAGAATTTGGAAATGAAAGAGAAAAATTTAAAAAAGGTATTGTTGATGATGGTGTTGTGGGTTATATAGAAGAATTAATAAATAGAAATATACTATGTAAATTTATTATTAAATATGGTGATGATTATTTGAAAAATATATCACTAGCTATTATCAAGTTAGAAAAAGATATACAAAAAAAAGTAATGATAAATGTTTTAAATAATCATGAAAGTGCTACTGGATATAATGGTTGGAGTAATTATGACTTTTTTGGAACATTTAGTATAAATATTTATGAAAGTTCTAACGATGCTGAGATAAAAGAGTTATCTTATCAAATTATAAAAAACTGTGCAAGGTATAGACAGCAATTTGAATATACCTTAGAATGTTTAGAGGCGGATAAATATCTGTAA